The Staphylococcus saprophyticus subsp. saprophyticus ATCC 15305 = NCTC 7292 genome contains the following window.
ACAATGATTAATTCAAAATCATTTTTATTCATTGTCTGTGCCAATATATTATTTAACGTATTTTCAATAAACTTCTCTTTATTGTATGTACTTATAAGTATACTTACTTTAAATTTATTTGTTACTTTATTACTTTTTATAACTTTCATTTCATATCCCTTTCTATGTTCATAAGATTTATAATTTGATGAAATTTTGTAATTAGCCTCTAGTTGTGTAAATATAAATAGTTGCTTTTTGTGTTTTGTGACAACAATTAACTTTTGTTATTTATTATACGATTAAAACCAGTAATTATGGAATAGTTTTTAAAAGTTGTATAAATTGTGCAATTTTTTTTGGGGGTGATTTTAAAAAGTAGCTTGTGAATAGTAGTTATTTTTATAGTAGTGGGGGCATAGCGCAACTTAATGTATTTTTCAGTAAATACGTCTTTTATGCGGTTTTCGTTCTCCTACAAAGTCAAAATATAGCTTCCTTGACGTGTGGTGTCAAGGAAGCTATATTGCTTTTCGCTATATTAATAGTGAAATGAATTTGATTAGATGGAAAACAGTAAATTTATGATGATGGTTTACTTCTGAAATATTGAGTGAGATTATTTTTAAGTTTTGGTTTTCTAGGGACAGGTACGATATAGTTTCCATTTGGAATTTTAATAAGTAAATGAATAACTAGTACAGATAAACCGACGATAATGATGTATGAAAGACCATATAACAGTATGCTATCTCTATTATCAAAAATTGAAATTTTTAATACAAGCCATTTTACTAAAGGATGTACTAAGTATATCCCCATAGAGTAATTACCAATTAAAGTTAATGTTTTCATAAGTAATTTATTTTTTCTAATTAAAAAATAAAAATAAATCAAAAGAAAATACTGTTACAATGTTGGCACGAGGGAAAACTTTAGAACAATTGAATCAAAAAGGACTAAAACTTAAACATTTATTACAAAGAAAGACGACAATTGAATATATACCAACGATCAACACACTTTCAGAACAGGATATATATGACGTGATTTTTGTAACGATGAAGTATTCAGATTTTTATAATGTGGTTCCAACATTAGCTGAAAATAAAAGTCAAAATATTATCTTTGTTGGAAATAACATGTGCCATTAATAATGATATAAAGTGGTAAACATATTTATATAAACTTTTGTTCACTTAATCTGTCCCCTTACTGTTATTTGTGTAAAAAGTTAACGCTAACGTATTTATTCAATATTATATACATGTGCTATTTAGTATAGCAATATATTTTTCAAGTAAAAATAAAGAAAATTTTTAAAGTTTTAGATTCACGGTATTTTTTAATAATAAAAATAATGATATATCAGAGATTAGGAGGATGAAATATGCAAAAGAGAAATGATTTTATAGTTAAATTATTAGAAAAAGCATCGATCCAAAACGGAATGCGCGTACTGGACGTAGGTTGCGCTACGGGCGAGGTTACTCAAATTGTTGCAAATAAAGTTGGTGACCAAGGTGAAGTAATTGGTGTGGATATGAACCAAGATATGCTTCATATGGCTGAAGAAAATAATCAATTTGAGAATGTAAAATATATTAAAGGTGATATTTATAATTTGCCTAAAGACATTGGCAAGTTTGATGCAATTGTGGGTAGAAGAGTTTTGATGTATTTACCAGGTGCATA
Protein-coding sequences here:
- a CDS encoding 2-dehydropantoate 2-reductase N-terminal domain-containing protein, with the protein product MARGKTLEQLNQKGLKLKHLLQRKTTIEYIPTINTLSEQDIYDVIFVTMKYSDFYNVVPTLAENKSQNIIFVGNNMCH